One Solea senegalensis isolate Sse05_10M linkage group LG3, IFAPA_SoseM_1, whole genome shotgun sequence genomic window carries:
- the LOC122766660 gene encoding copine-8 isoform X2 has product MSPYQLNAYAMALKAVGEIIQDYDSDKMFPALGFGAKLPPDGRVSHEFALNGNPQNPYCTGIEGVMEAYYQSLKSVQLYGPTNFSPVINHVARYAASVKDGSQYFVLLIITDGVISDMAQTKESIVNASCLPMSIIIVGVGPAEFDAMIELDGDEVRISSRGRYAERDIVQFVPFRDYIDRTGNHILSMARLAKDVLAEIPDQFLSYMRTRGIKPSPAPPPYTPPGQLLQTQI; this is encoded by the exons ATGAGTCCCTACCAGCTAAATGCTTATGCAATGGCTCTGAAGGCAGTGGGAGAGATCATCCAGGACTACGACAGCGATAAGATGTTCCCCGCACTTGGCTTTGGCGCCAAGCTGCCACCGGACGGACGGGTGTCCCATGAGTTTGCTTtg AATGGGAATCCTCAGAATCCGTACTGCACAGGTATCGAAGGTGTGATGGAAGCCTACTATCAGAGTCTGAAATCAGTGCAGCTCTACGGCCCCACCAACTTCTCCCCTGTCATCAACCATGTGGCCAG GTATGCAGCTTCAGTGAAGGATGGCTCCCAGTACTTTGTGCTTCTCATCATCACAGATGGCGTCATCTCAGACATGGCCCAGACCAAGGAGTCTATTGTCAAT GCCTCCTGTCTGCCAATGTCCATCATCATTGTGGGGGTAGGACCTGCAGAATTTGATG CCATGATTGAGTTGGATGGTGATGAAGTCAGAATTTCATCCAGAGGAAGATACGCCGAGAGAGACATTGTTCAG TTTGTGCCATTCAGAGACTACATCGACCGAACAGGGAACCACATCCTGAGCATGGCCCGCCTCGCCAAAGACGTCTTGGCCGAGATCCCCGATCAGTTCCTCTCCTACATGAGGACCCGTGGGATAAAGCCATCGCCTGCACCGCCTCCCTACACGCCACCGGGCCAACTGCTCCAAACCCAAATATGA